DNA sequence from the Pseudoxanthomonas indica genome:
CCGTCGGCGCTGTCGTCGTCTTCGTCAAACAGGCCCAGTCGGTGCAACTGGCGACGGGTGGCGTGCATGCCGGTGTAGTCGAAGTAGCGGCCGACTTTCCAGGCCGCGAACACGGTGACGATGATGCTGATCAGGGCCGCCAGCGACAGCGCGCCCAGCCACGACCAGCCAAAGAAACCCACCAGCAGCGCAATCAACGAGCCGGCGAGCAGCGCCCAGGCCGAAGCGCCGAACACGATCGCCACGCCGGCCCAGGCCAGGCCGCGCCCGAAGGCGCTGCGCATCAGGGCAAAGTCGGCCGACACCAGCCGGCGCAGGGCGCGGCCGGTGTCCTGGGCCGAGGCAAACGCCGCCTTGCCGGTATGACCGACCAGACGCAGGCTGTCTTCCAGGCCTGGCGGCGGGGTGCGCTCGCCGTCCGTCGCGGCGCGATCGTCGCTCACGCGTGCGGCTTACTTGTCGCCGCCACTGCGCGCCAGCTTGGCGATGATCCAGCCGGCGGCGAAGGCGACACCGAACGAAGCCAGTGGACGCTCGCGAATCAACTCGGCGGCGCTGTCGATCAGATCGCGGCCCTTGTCCATCAGCGCGTCCATCTGCTCGCGCGCGGCTTCGCCGCCCACTTCGGCGGCGGCAATGCCGGCCAGCGCGCTGTCGGCCAGTTCGGATTTGACGTTGGCCCGGCCCAGGCGCAATTCATCGCCGGCGGCGCTCGCGGCGCCCTTGACGGCTTCGCCCGCGGCCGAGGCTGCGGACTTCAGATGCGAACCGGCTTCGCCCAGGTTGCTTTTGACGGCGTCGGTAGCGGTAGGAACAGTCATGGGGTTCTCCAGCAATAGGGGATGGCGCGGCCAACTCTAGCGCATGGCCCCATGAACGCATTGTCATGGGGATTGTCTGTACAGGCGTGCGGAACGCCTTACTGCATCACGATGTCGCCGGAACTGCGGCCGCGCATGATCCGCAGCACCAGCTGTTGCGGCTTGCGTTCGAAACTGGCGCGGAACGCGGCCAGATCGCCGAAGTCGCCGTTGCTGCCGGCCACCACGATGTCGTTGGGGCGCAAGCCACTGGTCCAGGCGCGGCTGTTGCGGGCCACGTTGCTCACCTGCAGGCCGCCATTGGCGCCCATCTGCCGCAGCTGCTGACGGGTGGCTTCGTCCAGTTCCTTGAAGCTGGCGCCGGTCAGGCGCGGATCCACCGTGCCGCCTTCGAGCGAGCGCAGGCCTTCCTTCAAGGTCACCGCCAGGGTCAGCGGCTTGCCGTCGCGGCGCACGTCCAGACTGATGCGGCTGCCCACATCCTGCAGGCCTTCGAAGTTGTGCAGCGAAGGACTGTTGTCGATGCGTTGGCCGTTGGCGGCCAGCACCACGTCGCCAGACTGCAGCCCTGCCGCGGCGGCGGCTGAACCCGGATACACCCGCGTCACCAGCGCGCCGCGCGGCACATCCAGGCCCAGGCCCTTGGCCAGGCGTTCGTCCACGTTCTGGGTTTCGATACCCAGCGTGCCGCGGCGCACTTCGCCGGTGGCGACCAGCTGATCCTTGATGTTGCGCGCCAGGTTGATCGGAATCGCAAAGCCCAGGCCGATATTGCCGGCCATGCTGCCGCGTGGATTGAAGCTGGCGGTATTGATGCCCACCAGTTCGCCGCGCAGGTTGACCAGCGGCCCACCCGAATTGCCCGGGTTGATCGAGGCATCGGTCTGGATGAAGTTCTGGAAACCCATCACCGGAATGCCGCTGCGGCCCACCGCGGAAACAATCCCCGAGGTGACCGTCTGCCCCAGCCCGTACGGGTTGCCCATCGCCACCACGAAATCGCCCACCTGCAGCTGATCACTGTTGGCCAGCGGGATGGCGGTGAGGTTGGTGGCGGGGATGCGGATCACCGCCACGTCGGTATCGGGATCGGAGCCGATGAATTCGGCTTCCAGCGTGCGGCCATCGGCCAGGGTCACCGACACGCCGTCGGCGTTTTCCACCACGTGGTGGTTGGTCAGCACCAAGCCCTGCTGCGCATCGATGATCACGCCCGAGCCCAGCGCCCGCTCCACCCGTTCCTTGGGCATGTCGGGAATGCCGAACAGGCGGCGGAAGAACGGGTCATCGGCAAACGGGCCCAGCGGGCTGGCCACGCGCACGGTCTGGCGGCTGTAGACGCTGACCACGGCCGGGCTGACCTGCTTGATCATCGGCGCCAGCGACGGCAGCGCCTGCCCGTTCACCGACACCGGCAAGGCGCCGGCAGCGGGAATGGCGGCGGCCGGCATGGCCTGGGCCGGTTGCTGGACGATTTCGTGCACCGCGGTGGCGGCAAAGCCGCCAAACATGGCGGCGGCGGACAGGGCGAGCAGGGTGGGCAAGGGTCGCAGGGTTCGCATGGGACGTTGAAAGCTCGGCAAATGGGCTGGCGGGGTCAACAGGAGACAATCTAGAGGCGAATCTATGACGCTTTGCAGCGTGACGTGCATCCTGAACGAGTGTGCGTAGAGACCGTTAAACCCGCAATGAAGTTCCACGCGAGGCGGGTTGAGGGTTTCACTGGATCGGCATGATCTGTAACGAAAAAATTCTCTGAAATCTCATTGACACACCCCTGGAGCGGGGGTAGCTTGCATACCTCGTGCCGCCACTACATGTAGCGGTTTGGCACGAGATGGACCCAAGTACTGGGGTTTTTTGCGGGAAAACAAGCCAGAAGGGGGAGGCGCCGGAAAGGCAATGCCGCAGGCCCGGGACATAGGTATCCCGGGCCGGCAATACACAGGTTGGTAGTGAACGCCGCGCACGCTGTCCGGCTGCGCGCCGACCGACCCGTTGCCCCCTTCCGATTGCCGGGTCCAAGCGTCTCACCACAACTAGAACCAGATCAGGACAAGGAGAAACACAGAACATGAGCACGGTGCGCCTTGAGGCGGTGAAAACGGCGGAAGTGGATGCGGAAATCCCCATGCAGCCGGCGTCGCAGGATATCTGGGACAAGAAGTACCGCCTGAAGACCAAGCAAGGCGAGGCCCTGGATGCCGATATCGACGGCACCTACCAGCGAGTCGCACGTGCCCTGGCCGATGCCGAAGCCACTCCTGAAAAGCGCGCCTACTGGCACGAACGTTTTGTCTGGGCGCTGCGCCGCGGTGCGATTCCCGCCGGCCGCATCACCTCCAACGCCGGCGCGCAGCAGCACAAGCCGGCCACCAGCACGATCAACTGCACCGTCTCCGGCACCATCGAAGACTCGATGGACGGCATCCTGGAAAAAGTCCACGAAGCCGGCCTGACCCTCAAGGCAGGTTGCGGTATTGGTTACGAATTCTCCACCCTGCGACCGCGCGGTGCGTTTGTCGCCGGCGCCGGCGCGTACACTTCCGGCCCGATGTCCTTCATGGATATCTACGACAAGATGTGCTTCACCGTGTCCTCGGCCGGTGGCCGTCGCGGCGCGCAGATGGGCACCTTCGATGTCTCGCACCCGGACGTCAAAGACTTCATCCGCGCCAAGCGCGAAGACGGCCGCCTGCGCCAGTTCAACCTGTCGCTGCTGATCACCGACGGCTTCATGGAAGCGGTCAACACCGACGCCGACTGGCCGCTGGTGTTCCCGGTCAACATCAAGGAAAAGGGCGACCTGGATCTGGAAGACGCCAGCCAGGTGGTGTGGCGCGACTGGCCGACCCACAAGACCTACGTCAGCCGCGATGACGGCCTGGTCGCCTGCAAGATCTACGGCCATATCCGTGCGCGTCACCTGTGGGACATGATCATGGTGTCCACCTATGACTACGCCGAGCCGGGCTTCATCCTGATTGACCGCGTCAACGAGATGAACAACAACTGGTGGTGCGAAACCATCCGCGCCACCAACCCGTGTGGCGAGCAGCCGCTGCCGCCGTATGGCGCCTGCCTGCTGGGTTCGGTCAACCTGACCAAGTTCGTGCGCAAGCCCTTCACCGATGAAGCCTCCTTTGACTGGGAGGAATACAAGGAAGTGGTGCGCGTGTTCACCCGCATGCTCGACAACGTGGTCGAGGTCAACGGCCTGCCGCTGGAACAGCAGCGCGCCGAGATCCTGCGCAAGCGTCGCCACGGCATGGGCTTCCTGGGCCTGGGTTCGACCCTGACCATGCTCAAGCACAAGTACGGCAGCCCGGAATCGTGCGAGTTCACCGAATCCATCGCCCGCGAAATGGCCGTGGCCGGTTGGGAAATGGGCCTGGCCCTGGCCAAGGAGAAGGGCGCCGCCCCGATCATGGAAGAGCTGTTCACCGTCACCGCCGAGATGCTGCGCAAGCGCCCGGAAATGGCGAAGGACGGCTGGAAGGCCGGCCAGGAAATCCCCGGCAAGGTGCTGCACGCCAAGTACAGTCGCTACATGCAGCGCGTGGCCTCGGTCGCGCCGGACCTGGTCGATGAGATGGCCGAAGTGGGTAGCCGCTTCACCCACCACAGCTCGATTGCTCCGACCGGCACCATCAGCCTGTCGCTGGCCAACAACGCGAGCAACGGCATCGAGCCCTCGTTCGCCCACCACTACAGCCGCAACGTGATCCGCGAAGGCAAGAAGTCCAAGGAAAAGGTGGACGTCTATTCCTTCGAGCTGCTTGCCTATCGCGAGTTGATCAACGCCAAGGCCATGCCGTTCAGCGATGAAGCCGACGCCCGCCTGCCGGACTACTTCATCTCCGCCGACGACATCAGCCCCAAGGAACACGTGGACGTGCAGGCCGCCGCCCAGAAGTGGGTGGACAGCTCCATCTCCAAGACCGCCAACGTGCCCACGGACTACCCGTACGAGCAGTTCAAGGACATCTACCGCTACGCCCACGAGCAGGGCCTGAAGGGCTGCACCACCTTCCGCTTCAACCCGGCCGCCTTCCAGGGCGTGCTGGTCAAGGAAGCGGATCTGGAAAACACCACCTACCGTTTCGAACTCGAAGACGGCAACGTCATCGAAGTCAAGGGCAACGAGCAGATTGAATACGACGGCGAAATGCACACCGCCGCCAACCTGTTCGACGCCCTCAAGGAAGGCTATTACGGCAAGTTCTAAGGACTGTTCCAAATTGGAACAGCCCTAGGTTCCGCCCCCGCTTGCGGGGGAGAGCAAGTAAATTTCCTCCCCCGCTTGCGGGGGAGGGTAGGGTGGGGGGGAGCGAGCGCAGCGAGCTGCTCTTGCTCCTAACCACAACAAACACAAACAAAGCAGTAGCATCGGCGTCGTCAAACAATGACAAGGCCCACAGGAGGGCAGTTATGAGCAACGGTAACGGTGTCACGGCGACGCTTTCCGACGCCGCCGAGACGGTAAAAGAAAAGGCACTGGAGATCGGCGAAGCCGCCGCCGCCAGCGTCAGCAAGACGGTGGCCAAGGCGAAAAAAGCCGCCAAGAAGGCGCGCAAGACCGTGACGGCCGATGTCGCCAAGGTTCGCAAGGCCGTGACCAAGCGCACCACCAAGGCGACCAAGGCCGTCAAGAAGTCGGTCGCCAAGGCCAAGAAGCGCCTGGAAGAAGCCAGCGCCACCGCCAAGAAGGAAGCCACCGCCCTGACCCGCAAGGTCGGCAAGAAGGCAACCAAGAAGACCGCGAAGAAGGCCACCAGGAAGGCAGCTGCCACGAAGACCGCCCGCAAGGCGGCTCCGAAGAAAGCCGCCAAGAAGGTTGCAAAGAAAGTCGCCAAGAAAGCCAGCGCCACCAAGAAAACGGTAAAGAAGGCAGCCAAAAAAGTGGCCAAGAAAGCCACGGCCGCCAAGAAGACCGTAAAGAAAGCGGCCAAGAAGGTCGCCCGCAAGGCAGCACCGAAAAAAGCGGCAAAGACCGCACGCAAGACCCCGAGTACCGCCAAAAAGGCCAGCAAGAAGGCCGCCAAGAAAGCTTCCAGAAAGTAAGACGCTCCATCCCCTCCCCCGCACGCGGGGGAGGGCTGGGGTGGGGGCAAAAGGCGCCAGTACTCCTTCCGCCAGCCCCTCCGCCCACCGCCCAATCACCACACAAGAACCAAGCACAGGATTCGCGCCATGGCCGTCAAAATCGACAAGAAGATCAAGGGCTACACCGTCCTCACCCCGGAAGACAAAGCGCGCGAAGCCGCCGCCCCGGTGCAGGCCGAGTCGATCAGCCGCAGCAAGGCCGAATCCGAATTGCCCACCGCCGAAGTCATCCACATGCACGAGCGCATCGAGCGCCCGGAAGTGCTGGTGGGCAGCACCTACAAGATCAAATCCCCGCTGGTGGAACACGCCATGTACGTGACCATCAACGACATCGTGCTCAACGCCGGCACCGAGCACGAACTGCGCCGCCCGTTCGAAATCTTCGTCAACAGCAAGTCGATGGAACACTTCCAGTGGATCGTCGCGCTCACCCGCATCATGAGCGCCGTGTTCCGCAAGGGCGGCGATGTCACCTTCCTGGTCGATGAAATGAAGGCCGTGTTCGATCCGCGCGGCGGCTACTTCAAGGCCGGCGGCGTCTACATGCCGAGCCTGGTCGCCGAACTGGGCGCCATCGTCGAAGAGCACATGAAGTCGATCGGCCTGATCCACGACCCGGAAATGAGCGAGCACCAGCGCGCCATCCTGGCCGACAAGCGCAAGCAGTACGAAGAACGCGCAAAAAAAAACTCTGAAGTAAGCCCGGCCGCGCCGGCATCAGTCTCCTCCGCCAGCGCCACCCCTTCTCCCGCCAAAGCGGGAGAAGGTGCGCGAAGGGCGGATGAGGGCAACGCCGTGCAAAACGGCAGCTCCGAAGACATCGCCGTGACCGGCGACGGCACCAGCTTCCCGCCTTCGGCGACGCTTTGTCACAAGTGCAGCACCAAGGCCCTGGTGATCATGGATGGGTGTGCTACTTGCTTGAATTGTGGGTATTCGAAGTGCGGGTGAGGTGATCGCGCCACACCAGGTTCTCAAGACTTCGTTCTTGCAAACAGCGCAGCGGGGCTCCTTCTTGGGGCCCCTTTTGCTTCCTGGACTGCAAACTCTAATAGATGCACCCGGCCTCAGGAACACGGATATCGCCAGCTTACTCAGTCGTGCTACGACGATCACTTTTTGCAGAGGGAACATTAGCTTCGTCGTGGCAAAAGGACCGCACTATCGCGTGCATCTCAGGCTGAAGATTCCGCAACCTTTCGCCGCAATGTAAGTTGACGCTTTGAACGCACGGGAAGCAGGCTGGTCATCAACTTCCCTCGCAAGTTCACCGCGCGCATGACGCACACACTCTCCCCACCGGCAGACCAGACCCCAACACTCGAAGATGCCCTTCGCGCCTTCGAGTTCCTCGACCTCAAGGCCCAACCGCCGACAAGCAAAACCGCCCGCGCGCCCCTGCTGCCCGGGCGCGTTATTCGAGTGCTGGCAAACAAGCTCGCAATTCACGAGCGAAACGTGCTGGCCTTGCTGAAAATTCCGGAGCAGGCCTTCCAACGCAGGCAAGCGGCCCATGGGTCTCTGACCGAAGTCGAATCCGGACGCGTCCTGCGCATTGCACGCATCGCCGGCTTGGCCCGACACGTCTTCGAGAGTGATGCCAAAGCCACGCGCTGGTTGTCCAGCCGGCATCTGATCCTGGGTGGACGGCCCATCGATATGCTCGTTTCGGATGCTGGCGCCAGAGAGGTGGAAGATGAACTCTGGCGAATCGAGTGGTGCGACTTCGCCTGATGCGCGTGTACCGCATCAGCAAGTCCAGGTACATCGAACAAGCATTGTCAGGCATCGGAGCAGCCCGCAAACCGGGCCGGTGGAACTCGTGTGACAGACGGGTCGCCTACACGTCCAGCTCTGTTGCTCTGGCGATGCTCGAGTCGTTGGCCCACATGGACGAGGAAAACATGCCGAACGGCTGCATGCTGCTGGGATTCGACGTTCCCGATGCCGCCATCACCACGCTACCGGAGGTGGCGTATCCACCCGGCTGGAACAGGCTTCCGTACTCCGCCACCGTGCAGCGGGTCGGCGACAACTGGCTCAGGACCTCAGGCTCCCTGGCGCTTCGAGTACCCAGCGCCATCGCGCGCTATGAGTTCAACTTGTTGATCAATCCCCTCCACGCCAGATTCGCCGAGATAAGGCGCGTCTCGCTGGACCCGTTCTCGCTGGATACCCGACTTCAAAAATAGGGAAAGCCAAGTTGCGCCCGCCGCATCGAATTGCCATGCTCCGTCCAGGGAAGCGGGGAGCAAGTCATGGCAGACGGGGAATTGTCGTTCGCGGCGCTTGAGGCGCGGTTGAAGGAAATACCAGATGGACCGTCCTCGGTCCTGGACACACCCGGATGGCTGAAGGTATTCGTGGCTGTCTTCATCGCGGGATCCATCCTAGGCTTGGCGCCGTTGTTGCTCGTGCAGTTTCTGACGCCGCAGGAATGGATGGTGACGATGGCGCGCTTCGGGTTGATCTCATGCGCTTTGGGTGCGCTTCCCTACATCGTCCGTCACGGTTATGTCTTCGTCATGCAGATGCGTCGATGGCGCACTGAGCAAACAGCACAGCTGGACCATGACCGGATTGAATTCATGACGCTGGCGAGCTGGCTTGCCAAGCATTCGCCGGACCAAGTCAGCGAGCTCAGGGCCACCGTTCGCCTGCACCTGTGCACGATGGATTCGAAGGTGGGCCTGATCTCGGGCGGGCTGGCGCGGCTCGGTTTTCTGCCCGCTGCAATTGCTATCTGCACGTTCTTCGCGAATTGGAGGCAGCCACTGGACATGCCGGCCTGGCTCTTCGTGCTCGCCGTGTCTGTGGTGATGATGTACGTCGTATCTGTTGTGGCTGCGTTGATGCTGATTCGGTTGCAGTTTCTGGATGCGGTTTTGTCGGCGGCATTGAAGGACTTTGAAGCAGACAGCATCGTTTGATAGAGGGTCGGGTTCGGGGCTGAAGCCCCTCCTACAGTTCCTCGGTTCGATTTTTTGGGGGCGGTGATTACGCCGGACTCGGCGCCTTGACCCCCATCCCCACCTTCGCGACCCTCGGGTCATTCACCATCTTCAAATACCGCACCAGGTTGTTCGGGCGATAGCTCGGGTCCTTGTCCCAGCGCTCCAGCACGGACGGATGCAGATGCTGGGTGGGGTCGCGTTCGGTGGTGCTTTCGGTGGGTTGTTCCTGCAGCTTGGCGGCCATGCCGATCACGCGTTCGATGCCGGGGGTGACGCGGTACAGGCCTTTCTTGGATTCGTGCTTGTCGGCCAGCGGGTCGCTGTTCAACTGGTTCTGCGGGGCGGCTTCGAGGGTGGGGTCCATGTGCAGGCGCAGGGCTTCGGCCTTGTCACGCATCCATTTGAGCGGGATATCGGAGAGGCGGCGCTTGTGCGCGTCGGGCGGGTAGCCGCCGCCCACGTCGGTGTGCACGCCGCAGAACCACATCTGCTCCACGTACTGCTCGTCCTTCGGGCGCGGCACCCAGCGAGCGGCTTCGAAGGGCGCGCGGTGTTCGTCGATGGCCAGGGCCTGGTAGGCGTTCTTGACCGCGCTACTCAGCTCGACGTCGTGGAATTTGTACTTGTCGGCGGTGACCCAGCGCAGGCCGCGCACGGGGATGCCGAGTGAGCCCACGGTGTCCCACACGCCGATCATCTTGATCGGGATTTCCTTGCTGGTGGCGATGGAATGCTCGCAGCGGAACGCGGTGGGGCCTTCGTCGCCGGGGCGGGCGTTGTCGCAGTAGGTGTCGATGGCTTGCCGGTAGTGATCGACGGACAACCGATTGAGAATGCCGCACTTGCGGATCATTCCGGCCAGGCTGCGCACGGTGTAGGCGCCACGGCTGAAACCGAACAGGAAAATCTCGTCGCCCACTTCGTAGTTCAACATCAGGAAGCGGTAGGCCTCGTAGAGGTTGATATCCAGGCCCTTGCCGAATGCGCCGCCGGTGAGGCGATCGAGCTGGTTGCCGGTGCCCACGCCCTGGTCGTAGTAGGTGATCTGCGGCAGGCCGTCGGCGCCGGTGCGGGCCACGCGGGTGGCCAGCCGCATCACGTTGCTGGGGCAGGCCTGGCCGTCGTGTTCCTGGTCGGCCTGGTTCCAGGTGCCATCGCAGAAGATCGCCAGTCGCTTCATGGCCGCCATCCGGTTGCCCGTCCTCCCTGGTTCAACGCGGCACCGCGGGGGAACAGGCCAATCCCGCGGAGCATGGCGAGCCTCGCACCCGCGCCCACGCTGTCCGCGCTTCACGCCATTGCACGTGCAGGCTTGTGAGCATGGACGTCGGAAAGCCCGGAACGGTCCGGGTGGCGCATGACGCGAGGACACCACGATGCCCCACGAATCGGCCACTCCCGCTGCCGCAGGCCAGCGCGTATTCGCCACCCAGTGCGATCTGATCATGAAGGGCGGCATCACCAGCGGCATCGTCTATCCGCTGGCGGTGGCGGAAATCGCCAAGGCCTTCGAGCTGCGCTGCATCGGTGGGACCAGCGCGGGCGCGATTGCCGCGGCGGCGGCGGCAGCAGCGGAACTGGGGCGGCAGCGCTACAGGAACGGCAAGCTCGCTGAGGATCCGCAGGGCTTCCGGAAACTGGAAACCTTGCCCGCGCAACTGGCGGGCAAGCCGGCGGACGGGCAGGGCACGCTGTTGAAGGCGTTCTTCAAGCCCGTGCCCACGCTGCGGCCGTTGTTCGATGTGTTCCTGTCGATGCTGGGCGACAAGAGTCGCGGCGCGCGTGTGGTCTCGGTGGTCTGGGCCCTGCTGCGTCACTTCGGCTTCTGGATCGTGTTGGGCGCGCTGATCGGCGGCGCGCCGCTGGCATGGCTGGCCGGGCGGCAGCTGGTGTTCTGGCCATGGGTGCTGGCCGGCGCACTGGCGGGGGCGGTACTGGTGGTGATCGCCAATATCGTGCGCCTGCTGTTCCGCGAACTGCCGGCCAATCGCTTCGGCGCCTGCTCGGGCATGGCCGCTCCGGACGATCCCGCGCCCGATGAGGCGCTCACTCCCTGGCTGACGCAGTACTTCGACGACCTGTGCGGACAGGCGCAACGTTGGCGCGAGGACAATGACGCCATCCAGCGCGCCAAGCCGCTCACCTTCGGCGACTTGAACGAGGGCGACATCGACCTGCAGGTGATGACCACCTGCCTGACCCTGGGTCGCCCTTTCCGCATGCCGTTCCGCGACGACGACAAGGTGCGCGAGAACAAGCAGTTCTACTACCGCGATGCCGATTTCGAAGCGCTGTTCCCGCCGCGGATCACCGAATGGATGAAGGCGCGCGAGCGGCCGGCGTCGGATGAAGACCGCAGCGACATCGACCTGACCGGCTTCCGTCGCCTGCCCGCACCCGAAGACCTGCCGGTGGTGGTGGCGGTGCGCATGAGCCTGAGCTTTCCGCTGCTGCTCAGCGCCATCCCGCTGTACTCGGTGGATTACCTCAAGCCCAAGGCCGAGCGCAGGCTGGAGCGGTTGTGGTTTACCGATGGCGGGGTGGGTTCCAACTTCCCCATCCACTTTTTCGACAGCGCGTTGCCGTCGCGGCCGACGTTTGGCCTCAACCTCGGGCAGATCGACAGCGAGGACGCGCGCGATCCCGCGCACGGCCGCAACCAGCGCGTGGTGTTTCCCGCCACCAACGACAAGGCGCGGCTGCATCCGTGGCGGCGGTTTCCCGCTACGGGCGTGGCCGGGGTGATGGGGTTCCTGGGCGCGGTGGTGCATGTGGCCAAGGACTGGAACCACGACACCTTGTCGCATCTGGCCGGCTTTCGTGATCGCATCGGTTTGATCCGCCTGACGAAGCAAGAGGGTGGCCTGAACCTGACGATGGAAGACGCGCTGATCACCAAACTCACCGACTACGGGCGCGAGGCGGGCCGGGTGTTCGTGGAGCGTTTTGGCGATCCCGTGCATTGGACCACCGCCACCGAGCCGTCGAAGATGGGCTGGGGCAACCACCAGATCATCCGCCTGCGCCTGCTGCTGTCGAGCACGGCCGAGCTGCTGGAGTCACTGGAGAAGTCATGCAGCCGACTCGATGGCACGGACGCCGAGTACGCGCGCTTCTTTGACCCCGAAACTGGCAAGGGCAGCTATGCCTTCCACGGCTTGGGCGAGCTGGGCACCGACGAACAAGGCTTGTACCTGACGCAGGCCGGGCTCGCGCAGGAATCGCTGCGTCGCCTGCGTGAGTTGTCGAAGCTGATCATGGCCAGCAACGCGGCGCGCCCGGCCACGCAGTTGGATGTGGGCGCACCCAAGCCGACTCCGGAGTTGAAGTTGCGGCCGAGGATCTGAGCTTCGTCGCGAGGCCAGCTGCGTAATTGGATGCGGGGAGCTGGCCCCAACTGCCACAGGCGCTCGCCGTATCGGGCGTGTGCACATCGTGCTGGGTATAGTGCCGAAAAAGAACGAGACCC
Encoded proteins:
- a CDS encoding Do family serine endopeptidase; amino-acid sequence: MRPLPTLLALSAAAMFGGFAATAVHEIVQQPAQAMPAAAIPAAGALPVSVNGQALPSLAPMIKQVSPAVVSVYSRQTVRVASPLGPFADDPFFRRLFGIPDMPKERVERALGSGVIIDAQQGLVLTNHHVVENADGVSVTLADGRTLEAEFIGSDPDTDVAVIRIPATNLTAIPLANSDQLQVGDFVVAMGNPYGLGQTVTSGIVSAVGRSGIPVMGFQNFIQTDASINPGNSGGPLVNLRGELVGINTASFNPRGSMAGNIGLGFAIPINLARNIKDQLVATGEVRRGTLGIETQNVDERLAKGLGLDVPRGALVTRVYPGSAAAAAGLQSGDVVLAANGQRIDNSPSLHNFEGLQDVGSRISLDVRRDGKPLTLAVTLKEGLRSLEGGTVDPRLTGASFKELDEATRQQLRQMGANGGLQVSNVARNSRAWTSGLRPNDIVVAGSNGDFGDLAAFRASFERKPQQLVLRIMRGRSSGDIVMQ
- a CDS encoding adenosylcobalamin-dependent ribonucleoside-diphosphate reductase codes for the protein MSTVRLEAVKTAEVDAEIPMQPASQDIWDKKYRLKTKQGEALDADIDGTYQRVARALADAEATPEKRAYWHERFVWALRRGAIPAGRITSNAGAQQHKPATSTINCTVSGTIEDSMDGILEKVHEAGLTLKAGCGIGYEFSTLRPRGAFVAGAGAYTSGPMSFMDIYDKMCFTVSSAGGRRGAQMGTFDVSHPDVKDFIRAKREDGRLRQFNLSLLITDGFMEAVNTDADWPLVFPVNIKEKGDLDLEDASQVVWRDWPTHKTYVSRDDGLVACKIYGHIRARHLWDMIMVSTYDYAEPGFILIDRVNEMNNNWWCETIRATNPCGEQPLPPYGACLLGSVNLTKFVRKPFTDEASFDWEEYKEVVRVFTRMLDNVVEVNGLPLEQQRAEILRKRRHGMGFLGLGSTLTMLKHKYGSPESCEFTESIAREMAVAGWEMGLALAKEKGAAPIMEELFTVTAEMLRKRPEMAKDGWKAGQEIPGKVLHAKYSRYMQRVASVAPDLVDEMAEVGSRFTHHSSIAPTGTISLSLANNASNGIEPSFAHHYSRNVIREGKKSKEKVDVYSFELLAYRELINAKAMPFSDEADARLPDYFISADDISPKEHVDVQAAAQKWVDSSISKTANVPTDYPYEQFKDIYRYAHEQGLKGCTTFRFNPAAFQGVLVKEADLENTTYRFELEDGNVIEVKGNEQIEYDGEMHTAANLFDALKEGYYGKF
- a CDS encoding NrdJb — its product is MAVKIDKKIKGYTVLTPEDKAREAAAPVQAESISRSKAESELPTAEVIHMHERIERPEVLVGSTYKIKSPLVEHAMYVTINDIVLNAGTEHELRRPFEIFVNSKSMEHFQWIVALTRIMSAVFRKGGDVTFLVDEMKAVFDPRGGYFKAGGVYMPSLVAELGAIVEEHMKSIGLIHDPEMSEHQRAILADKRKQYEERAKKNSEVSPAAPASVSSASATPSPAKAGEGARRADEGNAVQNGSSEDIAVTGDGTSFPPSATLCHKCSTKALVIMDGCATCLNCGYSKCG
- a CDS encoding antitoxin Xre/MbcA/ParS toxin-binding domain-containing protein, with the protein product MTHTLSPPADQTPTLEDALRAFEFLDLKAQPPTSKTARAPLLPGRVIRVLANKLAIHERNVLALLKIPEQAFQRRQAAHGSLTEVESGRVLRIARIAGLARHVFESDAKATRWLSSRHLILGGRPIDMLVSDAGAREVEDELWRIEWCDFA
- a CDS encoding RES family NAD+ phosphorylase translates to MRLRLMRVYRISKSRYIEQALSGIGAARKPGRWNSCDRRVAYTSSSVALAMLESLAHMDEENMPNGCMLLGFDVPDAAITTLPEVAYPPGWNRLPYSATVQRVGDNWLRTSGSLALRVPSAIARYEFNLLINPLHARFAEIRRVSLDPFSLDTRLQK
- a CDS encoding DUF2235 domain-containing protein, producing MKRLAIFCDGTWNQADQEHDGQACPSNVMRLATRVARTGADGLPQITYYDQGVGTGNQLDRLTGGAFGKGLDINLYEAYRFLMLNYEVGDEIFLFGFSRGAYTVRSLAGMIRKCGILNRLSVDHYRQAIDTYCDNARPGDEGPTAFRCEHSIATSKEIPIKMIGVWDTVGSLGIPVRGLRWVTADKYKFHDVELSSAVKNAYQALAIDEHRAPFEAARWVPRPKDEQYVEQMWFCGVHTDVGGGYPPDAHKRRLSDIPLKWMRDKAEALRLHMDPTLEAAPQNQLNSDPLADKHESKKGLYRVTPGIERVIGMAAKLQEQPTESTTERDPTQHLHPSVLERWDKDPSYRPNNLVRYLKMVNDPRVAKVGMGVKAPSPA
- a CDS encoding patatin-like phospholipase family protein — encoded protein: MPHESATPAAAGQRVFATQCDLIMKGGITSGIVYPLAVAEIAKAFELRCIGGTSAGAIAAAAAAAAELGRQRYRNGKLAEDPQGFRKLETLPAQLAGKPADGQGTLLKAFFKPVPTLRPLFDVFLSMLGDKSRGARVVSVVWALLRHFGFWIVLGALIGGAPLAWLAGRQLVFWPWVLAGALAGAVLVVIANIVRLLFRELPANRFGACSGMAAPDDPAPDEALTPWLTQYFDDLCGQAQRWREDNDAIQRAKPLTFGDLNEGDIDLQVMTTCLTLGRPFRMPFRDDDKVRENKQFYYRDADFEALFPPRITEWMKARERPASDEDRSDIDLTGFRRLPAPEDLPVVVAVRMSLSFPLLLSAIPLYSVDYLKPKAERRLERLWFTDGGVGSNFPIHFFDSALPSRPTFGLNLGQIDSEDARDPAHGRNQRVVFPATNDKARLHPWRRFPATGVAGVMGFLGAVVHVAKDWNHDTLSHLAGFRDRIGLIRLTKQEGGLNLTMEDALITKLTDYGREAGRVFVERFGDPVHWTTATEPSKMGWGNHQIIRLRLLLSSTAELLESLEKSCSRLDGTDAEYARFFDPETGKGSYAFHGLGELGTDEQGLYLTQAGLAQESLRRLRELSKLIMASNAARPATQLDVGAPKPTPELKLRPRI